TGTTGAATTAATCAGTTTAACGTGTTTTAGTTAGTGTCTTTAGTTGTCGACTTTTTGGTGCAAGTTGTATGGACATTACCTTAGATGCTTTGAAAACATAATGAACATGAACATTTTAACAGAGAAGAAAATTGAATGGGCCATGATGAGATAAGAAAAATCATCTATCTACGTTGTTATGGCGTGGCAATCTGATGATTTGCAGCCACAATGAGGTGGTATATCTGTGCCTACGAACACAAATCTAACCAAACCTGATGTGTTCATATTGGAAGTTTACCTTTGATGATGTTGTTGGTGCTTCTCTTCAAGAGATTGATTTGGAATTTGAAATTTTCTTTCTAACTGTTGATTTTTAATCCTATCATAAGAGAACTCAGAACAGTGACTTCTTGACGTGACAGATTAATTGAATTTGTGATGACTTTTTCAAAGTTTCTCCAAAATTTCAGGTGCAAGCTACAAATCCGAAGAAATGTTGTGTTCGACCTAAATATTGTGTTCGGCCTAGCTCTGGGTATGTGTTTCCTAACTTTACCTGCAACGTCAAATGTTTCTTTTGTATGCCTTTTGTTTTTATAAGAAAAACCCAACACCGTTTTACTATTGTAAATGATTTTTTTACTgcaggtttgttttttttttatggcATTTGCACCGGTTTGATAATGGATAGTTCAGGTGGGTAATTAGTGTTAGTGGTTTGATATTGGTCACTTTTAGAACTATTTTGTGTCTGCTTTAATAGAATTATAGAATATTTGGTTCTTTTTAAAAAGTTATCTTGCTGAAATTTACAATGTGTACAAATCTGTCAAGTTGAGGAAACCAAGCGTGAGTTGCTTCAGCAATTGTGGAGAAGATGATATGGGCAAGTCTTATGATAATAGACCCTACATGTTGAATAATGCACATCAGGTGATTGTTTAATGAATACATCATCTTGTATGTTTTGCACAAATCTATTTTTTAAATCACATGATCTCCATCAGACTCGTGGTAAATAGGGGGAAAAACTCATACACCATTACAATGGATTCTCTCTAattcaaaattttatagaaaGCTAAAGTATTATGTCCGTTTGATCATGATATGTTGCTTTTGtgttaaaaataaattattttttttggttttaataaaaatcacCAAGTCAATCACATGATGACATACTCCATTTTTGTTTAATCCACTGAGGGAGCCAATGATATCCATAACAGACCATAGCTTTAGTTGACCTGATGGACTTCATTTGTGTAGGACACAAATTCAGTTAAACTTTTGGAAGGTAAATAAATTTCTCTTTTAACAAGATTTGCTTATTCGATTTAGTGTTTTAGAGCTCAAATTTTCGATCAAGGGAGTTGTCCATCGACCAGTAGACGAGTTTGTAGCTCTTCTCCAGGCATGAATGCCTGTCCAAGTTGAGACGTTCATTTAGCTTTTTCCATCATTACCTAATTTAAAATTTCGTTATGCTTTATGTTGTAATAGGTTTTTGTATATCATATGGGTTGAAGTTTTGATACTTGCATATTGAGGTTTTTGTGTAGTTAAACCTAAATGACAGTAGCTTTTTACTTTTGTTGAATTTAGCGTCTCCTTTTTTGTTTGCAAGACTCTTATCATCAGCCGTTCTTACATGATTTTCAAGATAACCGTTTCCAAATCGCTATTTTAGCTAAAATTCAAGCAAACAGAGACCATTCGAGTAATTTACACCCGTGAACTGCGACTCCCTATTTAATTAACCCGGGTTACCCCGCGCAACGCGCGTAGAGGAATAACCCTAGTTTTTTTAAAATATCAAGTTAGGAAGAGTTAAATGGGTTGGATTGGATTGGATTGGACGGGTGACTTCTCATATTTGTTTTCATGGCAACTAGGGGTGACCTCAATGGGCTAAAGTTTTGGCATTTGTTTTTCATTTATATAATTGCAGCTTGTATTTTTTATGATTATGCTTGTAATAGACGGACAATAATGAAAAACGTGAAAAAGAGAAGGAGATATGCAATTCTTGGTTGGGTAAATTTGCAATTAAAAAGCTTTATAAAGGGAAATATGCAATTGCCTTTTTTTAATAAGTTGATGTTGTTTACTTTCTTTATTCTAATTAAATAATGTAGTTCATTATAAAATTCTGTGTGTACTGTTGAGACGAGCATTTTTTATCTTCGTAATAAAAAACATTCAAATATAATtgattgttttgttttttatCGTGACGAACGAACGGTTACCATCCGAATTGAACAACTTCGGTAGTGGCACCAATATTCGGTTTTATGGTTTTTGGTATAAATTTTGTTAAATGCGGAGTTCTAGTCACAATAGAATCAGTTTTTTTTACCCTACCTATTAGGGGTGTTGGTACCGTACAGTACCATGACAAACCGAATTGATACACCATCACAACAATATCGGTACCACGTCTATTCCGACCGAACATTATCGGTACTATCGAAACTGTTACTAATATTTGTTTTTATGATTTCCGTTCGATGTAAACATGTGTCTATATCCTTTTGAGCATATTagattttattttttaggatttatcTTAAGATTGTTATACTGAGTGTCAATATCTTACCAATACCGCAATGTGTGGGGGAATTCAACTGGTTACTATACCACGTAAAAAATGTAATTGGAGTTGTACGTTGTTCGGAAAGATTTACTTATCGAGATTCATAAAGAGATTCCAAACAAATTCAGTAGAAGTAGACAACATCAAGCATCTTAAACCCTCAAATGTTGCATAACTATAGTATGACCAAAATTACATTCATTTTTAAACTAAAACCAACTATAGTATGACCAAAATTACATTCATTTTTAAACTAAAACCAAATCAGTTCATGACAAACCATAAGAAAATATCTCTCTGTGCATCAACACCCGTTGTCTTTATGGTGGTTCCGAAGTGTAGCCTTTATGTTTCAGTTCGCTAATGGTATCTTAAGGGCCTAAACTAGTGACTttgttatttattaaaaaaaaaaaaaaaaaaaaaaaaaaaaaaaaaaaaaaaaaacactaattaACTTAATGTTTGTTTCAAAATCAATAACCTCATAAATTCTTATTACAGTCGGACAAAGAGTAAGTTTACTGATTCCGTTGTTATCTTGTAAAGATAGTAGTTCCAATATTCGGGTCTCTCTCTAGTCTCCCTGTGAGCGACACGTGTGGACCCCAATGGAATGGTAATTTCAACATATGCTATAAAGATGGATTTGTGTGGTGAATAAGACGTTTACATGTATAGACAATCATATGAAACAAAAAAGTTTTTGATTAAATAATATTTAAGATGCCGACTGCAAGAAAACTTCCAAGAAAAGAAGAGGTATTTCATCAGGAAACTTAATGAAATGCAGAAGAAATTGTATTTGGTGCAACTCTTGTTTTACACTCTTTTAGTATcaataaaagttttagaaaaattggattttaataattcaaactatgACACTTATTAACCGATAATAATCCATGTTGTATGACAAATGACACTCCTAAATTTTATTTCCGTTGTTAAGAAAGATTTCACTCTAATGGAGAAGTAACCCCATACGCCCCTAAATTTCATTTAGGTCATGTCAAAACAATTTACGACCCTCTGATTGGTTAAATGTCAGTCAATTGTTCATTAGGGGCACACAGAGTTACTTTTCCGTTAGAGTGAATTTGTTATCGGGAGTGAAAATGGAAGTTACAAGTGTCATTGGTATTGTCAGTATGGATTCTTATCAGCCAATGGACAACGTtttagattattaaaatccagTTTGCCAAATTATAATCCATAGAGTTTACTAGTAATTGTGTTTGAAGTTGTCGACATCCAGATCAACGATCTATATATATGGGGGATACCACCCAACCTctgaaacataaaaaaaaaaaaaaaacttctcctAATTGATCACATCCAAGTATTATCAAACAAACGATGCAGCCAGAAGTGCTTCAATCGATTCTTCTACAAGACCTTGATGAAGCAAGATTATATGGTCTAGAAATGGATAATTATACATGTGTTGACTATGAACTCTACTCCTCAATCACCACCCCTGAGGACTCTTCCATAATCACCTCAGAGTCATACTTTCATACCATGTTACCAAGTGATCATATTAGTAAGTTACCTTATGTCGATGACTCGGGAGTAGTGCTCCCTATGGAGAATATTTCTCAACATGTGGAAGGGATTGAAGATATTTCAGGCACTTCCCTTGATGATGTATTGAGATGGTGGGCTACTAGTGAAGAAATGGATAGTATGTGCACGGATGTATCCATGGAGAATGAAGGTGTACGTGGCGGTCCATCTGTAAAATCTAATGACACGCCTGTGATGTCTCCATCGATGAACCTTACGATGGTGTTACCAATGGAAGTTGAAGGCCAAACAAGCCTTGGTAGTCTACTTAAAGCTTATGGAGAAGCCATGGAGATGGGACAAAGAGAACTAGCGAATGCAATCGTGGGTTGTTTAAACGAGAAAGCTAGTCCACTTGGTGGAACCATGGAACGTGTGGCTTTTAACTTGTTTCACTCAGGAAATCAAATAGACTACATAAAACAGGAATCAACGAAAAATTATAAGTCCGCATTCAAAGCTTTTTATGAATGTTTCCCTTATGGGAGATTTCCTCATTTTGCAGCCAATTCAGCTATTCTTGAAACAATTATGAACGACTCAAGGAAGGTACACATCATAGATTTTGATATGGGTGAAGGGGTTCAATGGCCTCCAATGTTAGAGGCTATTGGAAAGCTAAAAAGAGAGATTAAGTTGACATCCATTAGAACAAATTACGCACAAAGTTATAGTTTTGAGGAGACAAAAAACCGGCTCAGTGATTATGCAAACCGTTGTGGATTGAAGTTGGAGGTTCAAGATGTCGGGATTGAAGATTTGGTGTGGGAGATCGTAAGATCGCATGGGCATGACTTCCTAGCCTTCAATTGTATGGTTGGACTACCACACATGGGGAGGAGAAGAAATAGAAGTGAAGTGATGGAGTTTGTAAGGGCTGCCAAGAACTTATTGTTAACAAACAAAGGAATTCTAACATTTGGCGATGGAGAAGATTGGGAAAATACAAATGTTTCTCGCGGTTTTGGTTCGTTTTTTGATGACTACTTAAAACACTATCATGCACTTTGTGAGTCAATGGAAAGAAGCTTCCCAGAGAACCTTACAGAAGCAAGATTAGCCATGGAGACACTTTTTGTGGGCCCATATGTTTCATCATTGTCTTGGTACCAAAAGTGGCAGAATGATAGGGGAGATTATGGATTCAAAGAAGATATTGGGTTAATGGGTTGGAGGCTGAGCAAAGAGAGTTTGATGGAAGCTAAAGAGATGGTGAATGAGAGACAAAGTGCATATAGCATCAGGCTTGTAGGGCAAAATAATAATGAAATGGTTCTACAATGGAGAGGAACTCCATTAGTTAGAGTTTCTGCTTGGAAGTAGATAAAAGATTAAAGAAAGTAACAACTATTTGTTAATAATTTAACTAATTGTTTTTGTAATTTTATTGGTTATGGTATATACGATCCATTATTCTATAACGTGGAAAGAATGTTGTACATTTTCAGCTGTAATTTATTGAATTAAAGTTGGGAATGTAGTATGATCGAATCACACAAGCACGAGCACATGACTCGCAAAATATATCCTAACAAAAAACCTCTACAATAATCAGAAAGTTTATATCCTAATCCTAGAACAAAATTTAGGATCTCCAGCTAACATAATGAGGATCTATGAAAAGAACAACTAAGAggagggggtggtcactagtgatagaattctattactcacaagcaccaatcaagttccggcatgtcagcaatcatttttccatcactcacaaccttttttagtgggggtggtcatcactcatcaccacaccgaacaatttccccccaaccaacaattataCTCACAAAAAAAAACCATAACGCGTTGAAAAAATCACGAAAATCTGATTTCGTTAAACTATCACGCGTTATACTTTGGAGCAGCGGTGGAAGATTAACACGTTATACTTGTTCCCGTGATAGTTTAACGCACTGCCCCGGGATCTCTAAAGGACAAACCCTTACTAAACATGTCAACAAATAATTAAGCTCGCAATAAATGTAGCACACGATCTTGTCCAATGGAAGTTTATCTCAAAAAATGTGTAAATCAATCTTAATATGTTAGCGTTGTAGTAGTTTATCTAAGACCACGTGGTGTGGCTCAGCGTCTCCTACCACCTCACCATCTTTGGCGCCCCTCCCCCATTTTCTGGGCGTTATGGGCAATTTCGTTAACTCCTGAGCGCTATAGAGATGGTGATGGGGGTCCACATTTATTTAACCAATTAGATTTATTTTCTTTgtaatttcttttttatttttttatatataaaggGGCTTTGAAGAGGATGTTATCCCATATTGTGCAAGTTAACGATAAAGCAGCTTGCTTATGTGGCGCATATGTGCATGATAAAGTCCCT
This is a stretch of genomic DNA from Helianthus annuus cultivar XRQ/B chromosome 16, HanXRQr2.0-SUNRISE, whole genome shotgun sequence. It encodes these proteins:
- the LOC110933344 gene encoding protein NODULATION SIGNALING PATHWAY 2; its protein translation is MQPEVLQSILLQDLDEARLYGLEMDNYTCVDYELYSSITTPEDSSIITSESYFHTMLPSDHISKLPYVDDSGVVLPMENISQHVEGIEDISGTSLDDVLRWWATSEEMDSMCTDVSMENEGVRGGPSVKSNDTPVMSPSMNLTMVLPMEVEGQTSLGSLLKAYGEAMEMGQRELANAIVGCLNEKASPLGGTMERVAFNLFHSGNQIDYIKQESTKNYKSAFKAFYECFPYGRFPHFAANSAILETIMNDSRKVHIIDFDMGEGVQWPPMLEAIGKLKREIKLTSIRTNYAQSYSFEETKNRLSDYANRCGLKLEVQDVGIEDLVWEIVRSHGHDFLAFNCMVGLPHMGRRRNRSEVMEFVRAAKNLLLTNKGILTFGDGEDWENTNVSRGFGSFFDDYLKHYHALCESMERSFPENLTEARLAMETLFVGPYVSSLSWYQKWQNDRGDYGFKEDIGLMGWRLSKESLMEAKEMVNERQSAYSIRLVGQNNNEMVLQWRGTPLVRVSAWK